The genomic interval AGACGACGTCGTCGAAGAGGTCGACGATCCCCAGGCCGTCGGCCAGGCGCGCCCGCAGCGTGATGTCGGCGTTGCTGACGATGCCCAGGCGGTAGGGGGGACGCAGGGCGCGGATCAGCCCGATGTTCTCCCTGATCGGGCCCTGGGCCTCGCGCCACCGGACGTGAACCGGGGGGAGCGTCCGGCCGGCGATCCGCTCGAGCGCCGCGTGCGCGGTGTGGAGCCACGCGTCACGGTCACCGCGCCCGCGCTCCACCTCCCGCCAGGCCTCGCACCGGTAGAGCGCGTCGAAGATCGACCTCGGGGGCAAGCCGTGCTCGGCCTCGAGCGCGCGACCGACGTCCCACCGCATGTTCCAGACGA from Candidatus Methylomirabilota bacterium carries:
- a CDS encoding HAD family phosphatase codes for the protein MTDGSPRAVLLDFGGVVWNMRWDVGRALEAEHGLPPRSIFDALYRCEAWREVERGRGDRDAWLHTAHAALERIAGRTLPPVHVRWREAQGPIRENIGLIRALRPPYRLGIVSNADITLRARLADGLGIVDLFDDVVCSAEVGCAKPEPEIYALACRRLGVRPAACVFVDDAELNVRAAEAAGMRGVLFRIDRGDDLRAQLAAVGVVPRAS